From Yersinia hibernica, a single genomic window includes:
- the metR gene encoding HTH-type transcriptional regulator MetR, whose protein sequence is MIELKHLRTLQALRNTGSLAAAATQLHQTQSALSHQFSDLEQRLGFRLFVRKSQPLRFTTQGEILLQLAEQVLPQIKQALQTCNEPHQTALRIAIECHSCIQWLTPALDSFHKSWPQVAMDFQSGVTFDPQPALQQGELDLVLTSDILPRSGLHYSPMFDFEVRLVLAPDHPLAKNARIEPEDLAQEVLMIYPVQRQRLDIWRHFLQPAGISPSLKNVDNTLLLIQMVSARMGIAALPHWVVESFERQGLVVTKTLGNGLWSRLYAAVRDGEQRQPVTEAFIRSARQHACENLPFVKSAQRPNAGVPIAKPLSQLPQ, encoded by the coding sequence ATGATCGAACTGAAACACTTACGCACCCTACAAGCTTTGCGCAATACCGGCTCACTGGCTGCGGCGGCGACACAACTTCATCAGACTCAGTCAGCTTTATCTCATCAATTCAGTGACTTGGAACAACGTCTGGGTTTCCGTCTGTTTGTGCGTAAAAGCCAACCATTACGTTTCACTACACAAGGTGAGATCCTGTTGCAGCTAGCAGAACAAGTGCTGCCGCAAATCAAGCAAGCGCTGCAAACCTGCAATGAACCACACCAAACCGCGCTGCGTATCGCCATCGAATGCCATAGCTGTATACAGTGGCTAACACCGGCGCTGGACAGTTTCCACAAAAGCTGGCCCCAAGTGGCAATGGACTTCCAATCAGGCGTGACATTCGACCCACAGCCAGCTTTGCAGCAAGGGGAGTTGGATTTGGTACTGACGTCTGACATCTTGCCGCGCAGTGGTCTGCACTATTCACCGATGTTTGATTTTGAAGTGCGGCTGGTGCTGGCGCCAGACCATCCATTGGCCAAGAACGCCCGCATTGAACCGGAGGATTTGGCGCAAGAAGTGTTGATGATTTACCCAGTACAGCGCCAGCGGCTAGATATCTGGCGGCATTTCTTGCAACCCGCGGGCATTAGCCCGTCGCTGAAAAATGTCGATAATACCTTGTTGTTGATTCAAATGGTTTCAGCACGGATGGGGATCGCCGCCCTGCCACACTGGGTGGTCGAGAGCTTCGAACGTCAGGGATTGGTAGTCACGAAAACACTGGGAAATGGCTTGTGGAGCCGGTTATACGCCGCCGTCCGTGATGGAGAACAGCGCCAACCGGTCACAGAAGCTTTTATTCGTTCGGCCCGGCAACACGCTTGCGAGAATCTGCCATTTGTAAAGAGTGCACAGCGACCCAACGCCGGTGTACCCATAGCGAAGCCATTATCACAATTGCCCCAATGA
- the metE gene encoding 5-methyltetrahydropteroyltriglutamate--homocysteine S-methyltransferase, translated as MTILNHTLGFPRVGLKRELKKAQESYWAGNSTQEELLNVGRELRARHWQQQQQAGVDLLPVGDFAWYDHVLTTSLLLGNVPERHQNADGSIDLDTLFRIGRGRAPTGTPAAAAEMTKWFNTNYHYMVPEFQQGQQFKLGWTQLLDEVDEALALGHKIKPVLLGPLTYLWLGKVKGEQFDRLSLLKDILPVYQQVLAELAKRGIEWVQIDEPALVLELPQEWLNAYQPAYQALQGQVKVLLTTYFDSIGHNLDTIRTLPVQGLHVDVVAGQDDLASLNAELPKEWLLSLGVINGRNVWRADLSHWFERLQPLVNSRSLWLGSSCSLLHSPIDLSEETRLDAEVKSWFAFALQKCAELALLTQALNAPTPSKLAELAAYSAPIRARRASSRVHNVQVEQRLAAITAQDIERQLPYQARAVVQRQRFNLPAWPTTTIGSFPQTTEIRGLRLDFKQGRLDGKNYRTGISEHIKQAIAEQERLGLDVLVHGEAERNDMVEYFGEHLDGFVFTQNGWVQSYGSRCVKPPVIIGDISRPEAITVEWAKYAQSLTNKPVKGMLTGPVTILCWSFPREDVSRETIAKQIALALRDEVEDLEKAGIGIIQIDEPALREGLPLRRADWQAYLQWAVDAFKLNAAVAQNDTQIHTHMCYCEFNDIMDSIAALDADVITIETSRSDMELLESFEDFAYPNEIGPGVYDIHSPNVPSVEWMEALLCKAAQRIPAERLWVNPDCGLKTRGWPETRQALANMVLAAQRLRAEQA; from the coding sequence ATGACAATTTTAAATCACACACTGGGTTTTCCGCGTGTAGGTCTGAAACGTGAACTGAAAAAAGCACAAGAAAGTTACTGGGCAGGCAACTCCACGCAAGAAGAATTGCTCAATGTGGGTCGTGAATTGCGCGCCCGCCATTGGCAACAGCAACAACAAGCTGGCGTTGATTTGCTGCCAGTCGGTGATTTCGCTTGGTATGACCATGTATTGACCACCAGTTTGCTGCTGGGTAATGTCCCAGAGCGCCATCAGAATGCCGATGGTTCGATTGACTTAGATACCTTGTTCCGCATCGGCCGTGGCCGCGCACCGACCGGCACACCGGCGGCGGCGGCAGAAATGACGAAATGGTTTAATACTAACTATCACTACATGGTGCCGGAGTTCCAACAGGGTCAGCAGTTCAAACTGGGCTGGACTCAACTGTTAGATGAGGTGGATGAGGCGCTGGCTTTGGGCCACAAAATCAAGCCGGTACTGCTTGGCCCGCTAACTTATCTGTGGTTGGGTAAAGTGAAAGGTGAGCAGTTTGACCGCCTCTCATTGCTAAAAGATATTTTGCCAGTTTACCAGCAAGTCTTGGCCGAATTGGCAAAACGCGGTATCGAGTGGGTACAGATTGACGAGCCGGCATTGGTATTGGAATTGCCACAAGAGTGGCTGAATGCCTATCAACCGGCTTACCAGGCACTGCAAGGCCAGGTTAAAGTGCTGCTGACCACTTATTTCGACAGCATCGGCCACAACCTTGACACTATTCGCACGCTACCCGTGCAAGGCCTGCATGTTGATGTGGTAGCGGGCCAGGATGACCTTGCTAGCCTGAATGCGGAGCTGCCAAAAGAGTGGCTGTTATCACTGGGGGTTATCAATGGCCGTAATGTATGGCGCGCCGATCTGAGTCATTGGTTTGAGCGCCTGCAACCTTTGGTGAATAGCCGCTCGCTATGGTTGGGCAGCTCTTGCTCCTTATTACATAGCCCGATTGATTTAAGTGAAGAAACCCGCCTTGATGCAGAAGTGAAGAGCTGGTTTGCCTTTGCCCTGCAAAAATGTGCCGAGCTGGCGCTGCTAACACAGGCGCTGAATGCCCCGACACCAAGCAAACTGGCTGAATTGGCCGCTTACAGTGCGCCAATTCGTGCTCGTCGTGCTTCCAGCCGTGTTCACAATGTACAAGTAGAACAGCGTTTGGCGGCAATCACCGCACAAGATATTGAGCGCCAACTGCCTTATCAGGCTCGTGCTGTTGTCCAGCGCCAGCGCTTTAACTTACCGGCCTGGCCGACCACCACCATCGGCTCATTCCCGCAAACCACCGAAATCCGTGGCTTGCGTTTGGATTTCAAACAGGGCCGTTTAGATGGCAAAAACTATCGCACGGGCATCAGCGAGCACATCAAACAAGCTATTGCGGAGCAGGAACGTTTGGGTCTGGACGTCTTGGTGCATGGCGAAGCTGAACGTAATGATATGGTTGAATATTTCGGTGAGCATCTGGACGGCTTTGTCTTTACGCAAAATGGTTGGGTGCAGAGCTATGGGTCACGTTGTGTTAAACCACCGGTGATTATTGGTGATATCAGCCGCCCTGAAGCCATTACCGTTGAATGGGCCAAGTATGCTCAATCTCTGACGAACAAGCCGGTAAAAGGCATGTTGACTGGGCCGGTGACTATTCTGTGCTGGTCATTCCCCCGCGAAGATGTGAGCCGTGAAACCATTGCTAAACAAATTGCGCTGGCACTGCGTGATGAAGTTGAGGATCTGGAGAAGGCCGGTATTGGCATCATCCAGATTGATGAGCCAGCGCTGCGCGAAGGTCTGCCTCTGCGCCGTGCTGATTGGCAAGCTTATCTGCAGTGGGCGGTTGATGCTTTTAAATTGAATGCAGCGGTCGCGCAAAACGATACTCAGATTCACACCCATATGTGTTATTGCGAGTTCAATGACATCATGGATTCGATTGCTGCGCTGGATGCTGATGTGATTACTATCGAAACTTCCCGGTCAGATATGGAATTGTTGGAGTCATTTGAAGATTTCGCCTACCCGAATGAAATTGGCCCCGGCGTTTATGATATTCACTCACCGAATGTGCCAAGTGTGGAGTGGATGGAGGCTTTACTGTGTAAGGCGGCGCAGCGGATCCCAGCAGAACGTTTGTGGGTTAACCCAGACTGTGGTTTGAAAACCCGTGGCTGGCCGGAAACCCGTCAGGCGCTGGCCAACATGGTGCTTGCAGCACAGCGCTTGCGGGCAGAACAAGCTTAA
- a CDS encoding carboxylate/amino acid/amine transporter yields MFLLVITTLLWAFSFSLIGEYLAGQVDSWFSVLMRVGLAALVFLPFLRWRNIPWRVCLLYMTVGAIQLGIMYLFSFRAYLYLTVPEFLLFTVMTPLYVTLIYDVLRRQRLRWGYALSALLAVLGAAIIRYDHLSEHFWWGLMLVQAANICFAIGQVGYKRLMEVHPIPQHVAFSWFYVGALVVAVIAWFAFGNPQKLPTTSLQWGVLVWLGVGASALGYFMWNYGATQVDAGTLGIMNNMHVPAGLLVNLAIWQEKPHWPSFIIGAIVIMASLWVHRRWVAVHSLQMADSRKRVAGPNE; encoded by the coding sequence GTGTTTTTACTGGTCATTACCACCCTCTTATGGGCGTTCTCTTTTAGCCTGATTGGCGAATATCTGGCCGGGCAGGTGGATAGCTGGTTTTCTGTGCTGATGCGTGTCGGGTTGGCAGCGCTGGTTTTTTTACCTTTCCTGCGTTGGCGCAACATCCCCTGGCGGGTTTGCCTGCTGTATATGACCGTGGGTGCAATTCAGTTAGGTATCATGTACTTATTCAGCTTCCGCGCCTATCTCTATCTTACGGTGCCGGAGTTTTTGCTGTTCACCGTGATGACACCACTGTATGTCACATTAATTTATGATGTGCTACGCCGCCAGCGCCTGCGTTGGGGTTATGCCCTGAGTGCTTTGCTGGCGGTGCTAGGGGCGGCAATCATTCGTTATGACCATCTCAGTGAACATTTTTGGTGGGGATTGATGCTGGTTCAGGCCGCTAATATCTGTTTTGCCATTGGCCAAGTGGGGTATAAGCGCTTGATGGAAGTCCACCCAATCCCGCAGCATGTGGCGTTTTCATGGTTTTATGTCGGCGCTCTGGTGGTTGCCGTCATCGCCTGGTTTGCTTTCGGTAACCCACAGAAACTGCCAACCACATCATTGCAGTGGGGCGTGCTGGTTTGGCTCGGTGTGGGGGCCTCGGCTTTGGGATACTTCATGTGGAACTATGGCGCGACACAAGTTGATGCCGGCACCTTGGGAATCATGAATAACATGCATGTTCCGGCTGGGTTACTGGTGAATCTGGCCATTTGGCAAGAAAAACCCCATTGGCCCAGCTTTATCATTGGGGCAATTGTGATAATGGCTTCGCTATGGGTACACCGGCGTTGGGTCGCTGTGCACTCTTTACAAATGGCAGATTCTCGCAAGCGTGTTGCCGGGCCGAACGAATAA
- the ugpE gene encoding sn-glycerol-3-phosphate ABC transporter permease UgpE, whose product MIENRRGLDIFCHVMLIIGVLLILFPLYVALVAASLDDTQVFQVPMTLIPGPHLWQNISHIWHAGVGNNSAPFGLMLLNSFVMAFAITVGKITVSMLSAYAIVYFRFPLRNLFFWLIFLTLMLPVEVRIFPTIQVIANLNMLDSYTGLTLPLMASATATFLFRQFFMTLPDELLEAARIDGAGAMRFFWDIVLPLSKTNLAALFVITFIYGWNQYLWPILITSDASMGTAVAGIRSMISTSGAPTQWNQVMAAMILTLIPPVAVVLLMQRWFVRGLVDSEK is encoded by the coding sequence ATGATTGAGAATCGCCGTGGGCTGGATATTTTCTGCCATGTCATGCTGATTATTGGCGTGTTACTGATTTTGTTCCCGCTGTATGTGGCCTTGGTCGCCGCGTCCTTGGATGACACACAGGTATTTCAGGTGCCGATGACCCTGATTCCTGGCCCGCATCTATGGCAAAATATCAGCCATATCTGGCATGCCGGTGTGGGTAATAATAGTGCGCCTTTTGGACTGATGCTGTTGAACAGTTTTGTGATGGCGTTTGCCATTACCGTCGGCAAAATCACGGTGTCGATGTTGTCTGCCTATGCCATTGTTTACTTCCGCTTTCCGCTGCGCAATCTGTTTTTCTGGTTGATTTTCCTCACTTTAATGCTGCCAGTGGAAGTGCGTATTTTCCCGACTATTCAAGTTATTGCCAACCTGAACATGCTTGACAGCTACACCGGCCTCACCTTGCCGTTGATGGCCTCGGCGACCGCCACATTTTTATTCCGTCAGTTCTTTATGACTCTGCCAGATGAGTTATTGGAAGCCGCGCGAATTGATGGCGCGGGTGCGATGCGCTTTTTCTGGGACATCGTCTTGCCGCTCTCCAAAACCAATTTGGCGGCACTGTTTGTTATCACTTTTATCTATGGATGGAACCAATATCTCTGGCCAATCCTGATTACCAGTGATGCTTCGATGGGGACGGCGGTGGCGGGAATTAGAAGCATGATTTCCACCTCTGGCGCACCAACCCAGTGGAATCAGGTGATGGCAGCAATGATTTTGACTTTAATTCCACCGGTCGCGGTGGTCCTTCTGATGCAGCGCTGGTTTGTTCGCGGCCTGGTAGACAGCGAGAAGTAA
- the udp gene encoding uridine phosphorylase, whose protein sequence is MAKSDVFHLGLTKNDLQGATLAIVPGDPQRVEKIAKLMDNPVHLASHREFTSWRAELDGKAVIVCSTGIGGPSTSIAVEELAQLGVRTFLRIGTTGAIQPHINVGDVLVTTAAVRLDGASLHFAPMEFPAVADFDCTTALVNAAKSVGATTHIGVTASSDTFYPGQERYDTYSGRVVRRFKGSMEEWQSMGVMNYEMESATLLTMCASQGLRAGMVAGVIVNRTQQEIPNEETMKTTESHAVKIVVEAARHLL, encoded by the coding sequence ATGGCTAAATCTGACGTTTTTCACTTAGGTCTGACTAAAAATGATCTGCAAGGGGCGACTCTGGCTATCGTGCCGGGTGACCCACAGCGTGTTGAGAAAATCGCTAAATTGATGGATAACCCAGTACATCTGGCGTCACATCGTGAATTTACCTCATGGCGCGCCGAACTTGATGGCAAAGCGGTGATTGTCTGCTCAACTGGGATTGGTGGCCCATCCACCTCTATTGCGGTTGAAGAATTAGCGCAACTCGGTGTGCGGACGTTCCTGCGTATTGGCACTACCGGTGCGATTCAGCCGCATATTAATGTGGGTGATGTATTGGTCACAACCGCCGCAGTGCGCTTAGACGGTGCCAGCCTGCACTTTGCGCCAATGGAATTCCCGGCAGTGGCTGATTTTGACTGCACCACAGCATTAGTTAATGCGGCTAAATCAGTGGGCGCGACGACTCATATTGGTGTCACCGCCTCCTCAGATACTTTCTATCCAGGGCAAGAACGCTACGATACCTACTCTGGCCGTGTTGTCCGCCGCTTCAAAGGCTCCATGGAAGAGTGGCAATCTATGGGAGTGATGAATTATGAAATGGAATCAGCCACATTGCTGACAATGTGTGCCAGCCAGGGCCTGCGTGCCGGTATGGTCGCTGGGGTCATTGTTAACCGTACCCAGCAAGAAATTCCGAACGAAGAAACCATGAAAACAACTGAAAGCCATGCGGTGAAAATTGTCGTTGAAGCGGCTCGCCACCTACTGTAA
- a CDS encoding dienelactone hydrolase family protein: MKTDQSMTLRMATSGFTPAVNPLAPTTRHTNQHGIHCTETTIPSQGDELPAYIAKPAQHTGPYPVVIVVQEIFGVHEHIQDICRRLAKQGYLAIAPELFFRQGDAKEYDDINALVKNLVSKIPDRQVMVDLDHTAHWASRHGGDSNKLAITGFCWGGRIAWLYAAHNPQLKAAAAWYGKLVGEKTLLLPKYPVDSAVNLSAPVLGLYGGKDGSITQEHIDTMRQALRAANADAEIIVYPDAGHAFYADYRPSYHAESALDGWQRMLDWFAEHGVAANPVPEADE, translated from the coding sequence GTGAAAACGGATCAATCTATGACTCTCAGAATGGCGACCAGCGGATTCACCCCCGCAGTCAATCCGCTGGCCCCGACGACCCGCCATACCAATCAACACGGTATTCACTGCACAGAAACCACTATCCCGTCTCAAGGCGATGAGTTACCGGCCTATATTGCCAAGCCAGCCCAACATACTGGCCCATATCCTGTTGTTATTGTTGTACAAGAAATCTTTGGTGTGCATGAACACATTCAGGATATCTGCCGCAGGCTGGCGAAACAGGGATATCTGGCCATCGCCCCTGAGCTATTTTTTCGCCAAGGGGATGCCAAAGAATATGATGATATCAATGCATTAGTTAAAAATCTGGTCAGCAAAATACCGGATAGACAGGTGATGGTTGACCTTGACCATACTGCGCATTGGGCATCGCGCCACGGCGGTGATTCCAACAAATTGGCCATTACCGGCTTTTGTTGGGGTGGGCGGATAGCCTGGTTATATGCCGCCCATAACCCGCAATTAAAAGCGGCAGCGGCTTGGTATGGCAAATTGGTCGGCGAGAAAACTTTACTGCTGCCGAAATATCCGGTTGATAGTGCCGTCAACCTCAGCGCACCGGTGTTGGGGTTATATGGCGGCAAAGATGGCAGTATTACCCAAGAACATATCGACACCATGCGCCAAGCACTACGGGCCGCAAATGCCGATGCCGAAATCATTGTTTATCCCGATGCCGGGCATGCATTTTATGCTGATTACCGCCCCAGTTATCACGCCGAGTCCGCACTGGATGGCTGGCAGCGCATGCTAGACTGGTTTGCAGAACACGGGGTTGCGGCGAATCCAGTGCCTGAGGCCGATGAATAA
- the ugpQ gene encoding glycerophosphodiester phosphodiesterase: MSKNWPYPTIVAHRGGGSLAPENTLAAIDVGARHGHKMIEFDAKLSQDGQIFLLHDDTLERTSNGWGVAGDLPWEKLLQLDVGDWYSPAFHGERLPLLSEVAARCAQYGMAANIEIKPTTGTETPTGRAIALAARLLWQSQVIPPLLSSFSFDALAAAQQAAPELPRGLLLDKWDDNWQAMTRELDCVSLHINHKQLTAERVALLKAAGLHILVYTVNQPARAQELLNWGVDCLCTDRIDLIGTNFTGC; the protein is encoded by the coding sequence ATGAGTAAAAACTGGCCTTATCCTACTATTGTTGCCCACCGGGGCGGCGGCTCATTAGCACCGGAAAATACCTTGGCGGCGATTGATGTTGGTGCGCGTCATGGCCATAAAATGATTGAGTTTGATGCCAAATTATCGCAAGACGGCCAGATATTTCTCCTGCATGACGACACCCTAGAGCGCACCAGCAACGGCTGGGGGGTGGCGGGCGATTTACCCTGGGAAAAGCTGCTGCAGTTGGATGTTGGTGACTGGTACAGCCCGGCCTTTCACGGTGAGCGCTTGCCATTGCTCTCAGAGGTGGCCGCTCGCTGCGCCCAGTATGGTATGGCCGCGAATATTGAAATTAAACCGACCACCGGCACTGAAACCCCCACCGGTCGGGCCATTGCGCTGGCTGCTCGGCTATTGTGGCAAAGTCAGGTGATACCGCCGTTATTATCCTCCTTTTCGTTTGATGCATTAGCCGCAGCACAGCAGGCCGCCCCTGAGCTACCGCGCGGTTTATTGCTGGATAAATGGGATGATAACTGGCAGGCAATGACCCGCGAGTTGGATTGTGTTTCTTTGCATATTAACCACAAACAATTGACGGCCGAGCGGGTGGCCTTACTCAAAGCCGCAGGGCTGCATATTTTGGTGTATACCGTCAACCAACCTGCGCGTGCGCAGGAATTGTTAAATTGGGGCGTTGACTGCCTCTGTACTGACCGTATAGATTTGATAGGGACAAATTTTACCGGCTGCTGA
- a CDS encoding AEC family transporter codes for MPAFVISLWHQIVLSSPLFVLLALGYCLVRFGKWPSTITDGLTRFVFSLALPAMLFRMMCDFSERPAVDARLLIAFFGSCLVVFIIGRVIASRVFHLDGVSGSVFALGGIFSNNVMLGLPIATLMLGEKAIPAVALVLVFNGLILWTLVTISVEWARNGSPTLAGFAKTARSVLTNPLIIGIISGTLFSLTGLQLPPVIDQPVTLLGQVAPPLSLIVLGMGLAEYRVSEGWQISSAICVLKLIVQPMVIWALAWAMNLPALETQVVVLLGSMATGVNVYLMSRQFNVLTGPAAASLVMSTVLAAVTTPLILTIIGAGV; via the coding sequence ATGCCCGCCTTTGTTATTTCGCTCTGGCACCAGATTGTTTTGTCTTCTCCGCTCTTTGTGTTGCTCGCGCTGGGGTACTGTTTGGTGCGATTTGGCAAGTGGCCGTCGACTATCACGGATGGCTTAACTCGGTTTGTTTTCTCCCTTGCTTTACCCGCAATGCTGTTTCGTATGATGTGCGATTTCTCCGAGCGCCCGGCAGTTGATGCGCGTCTGCTGATTGCCTTTTTTGGTAGCTGTTTGGTGGTATTTATTATTGGACGAGTTATCGCCAGCCGGGTGTTTCATCTTGATGGTGTGTCCGGCTCAGTGTTTGCCCTCGGCGGGATTTTTTCCAATAATGTGATGCTGGGGCTGCCCATCGCCACCCTGATGTTGGGCGAAAAAGCTATCCCGGCGGTGGCGCTGGTTTTGGTGTTTAATGGCCTGATTTTATGGACATTAGTGACTATCTCAGTGGAGTGGGCGCGCAATGGTTCACCGACGTTAGCCGGTTTTGCCAAAACAGCCCGCAGTGTACTAACTAACCCATTGATTATTGGGATTATCTCGGGCACCTTATTTAGCCTGACGGGCTTGCAACTTCCGCCGGTTATCGACCAGCCCGTCACCCTGTTAGGGCAGGTGGCACCGCCATTATCATTGATTGTACTGGGCATGGGGCTGGCGGAATACCGGGTGAGTGAAGGTTGGCAAATCAGCAGTGCCATTTGTGTACTTAAGCTAATCGTGCAACCCATGGTGATATGGGCACTGGCGTGGGCCATGAATTTACCGGCACTCGAAACCCAGGTGGTGGTCTTGCTGGGCTCAATGGCCACTGGCGTCAATGTTTATCTGATGTCACGTCAATTTAATGTGCTGACCGGCCCTGCCGCCGCCAGTTTAGTGATGTCTACCGTGCTTGCGGCGGTGACCACACCACTGATTTTGACCATTATTGGTGCCGGGGTGTAA
- a CDS encoding sn-glycerol-3-phosphate import ATP-binding protein UgpC: MACLKLQAVTKSYDGVTPVIKQIDLDVADGEFIVMVGPSGCGKSTLLRMVAGLERTTSGDIYIDNQRVTDLEPKDRGIAMVFQNYALYPHMSVFDNMAYGLKIRGFGKEQIRQRVDEAARILELQPLLQRKPRELSGGQRQRVAMGRAIVREPAVFLFDEPLSNLDAKLRVQMRLELQQLHRRLKTTSLYVTHDQVEAMTLAQRVIVMNKGVAEQIGTPSEVYQRPASLFVASFIGSPAMNLLAGTVSQDGRNFILSDGVALPLAVPRPQWASRHLTLGIRPEHIQATTSAQGIPLALLTLELLGADNLAHGQWGGQGVIVRLSHEEMPAAGSILYLYLPPTALHFFDSDSGLRMES, from the coding sequence ATGGCATGTTTAAAGCTCCAAGCAGTCACCAAATCTTATGACGGCGTTACGCCGGTGATAAAACAGATTGATTTAGATGTTGCGGATGGCGAGTTTATCGTGATGGTCGGCCCGTCCGGCTGCGGTAAATCAACATTACTGCGCATGGTCGCCGGGCTAGAACGCACCACCAGTGGGGATATCTATATTGATAATCAACGGGTAACTGACTTAGAACCCAAAGATCGCGGCATCGCCATGGTCTTTCAGAATTACGCGCTGTATCCCCATATGAGTGTGTTTGACAATATGGCTTATGGCTTGAAAATTCGCGGTTTTGGCAAAGAGCAGATCCGCCAGCGCGTTGATGAAGCGGCCCGCATTCTGGAGTTACAACCACTGCTGCAACGCAAGCCACGCGAACTCTCAGGTGGTCAGCGCCAACGTGTGGCGATGGGCCGGGCTATTGTGCGCGAACCCGCGGTATTTCTCTTTGATGAGCCGCTTTCCAATCTGGATGCCAAGCTGCGGGTGCAGATGCGCCTTGAACTGCAACAATTGCATCGCCGCCTGAAAACCACCAGTTTGTATGTGACCCATGATCAGGTCGAGGCCATGACCTTAGCCCAGCGAGTTATCGTGATGAACAAAGGTGTGGCAGAGCAAATTGGCACGCCAAGTGAGGTTTATCAACGGCCAGCCTCCTTGTTTGTCGCCAGCTTTATTGGCTCACCGGCCATGAATTTGCTAGCCGGAACGGTGAGTCAGGATGGGCGTAACTTTATTTTATCAGATGGTGTGGCACTCCCGTTGGCGGTGCCACGGCCGCAATGGGCTTCCCGGCACTTGACCCTGGGTATCCGCCCGGAGCATATTCAGGCAACAACGTCAGCGCAGGGTATCCCGCTGGCTTTATTAACGCTCGAATTATTAGGGGCGGATAATTTAGCCCATGGGCAATGGGGTGGGCAGGGTGTTATCGTCCGGTTATCTCATGAAGAAATGCCTGCGGCGGGCAGTATACTGTATTTATATCTGCCGCCCACGGCGCTGCACTTTTTTGATTCAGACAGCGGATTACGGATGGAATCATGA
- a CDS encoding tyrosine-protein phosphatase: MTTPALSHPSLLPLDGGINFRDLGGNVVADGRLIKRGLLFRSGSLDRLSSKDCQVLSGGSVAQILDYRDADEVQAKPDIIWQGASYHNIPANPLSSEVNANLEKLTNETLATFDARAFMLELYRRLPFNNQAYKQLVSLLHNSASPEHAAAGVVQHCAVGKDRTGVGSALVLFALGADEATVLEDYLLTETTLAPFREHMLAELALKLNEQALGQFAFVLSAREEFIQTALRSIQERYGSREQWLQQEFGLGSSEREKLQSYFLE; this comes from the coding sequence ATGACAACACCTGCTCTATCTCATCCTTCCCTACTGCCACTGGATGGTGGTATTAACTTTCGTGATCTTGGTGGTAACGTTGTTGCCGATGGCCGACTTATCAAGCGCGGGCTATTATTTCGCTCGGGTTCACTTGACCGTTTGAGTTCCAAAGATTGTCAGGTTCTTAGCGGTGGCTCGGTTGCTCAAATTCTAGATTATCGCGACGCAGATGAAGTTCAGGCCAAACCTGACATTATTTGGCAGGGTGCCAGCTATCACAATATTCCAGCCAATCCGCTCAGCAGTGAAGTTAACGCCAATCTTGAGAAACTGACTAACGAGACGTTAGCGACATTTGATGCCAGAGCCTTCATGCTAGAGCTTTATCGCCGCTTACCATTTAATAATCAGGCTTATAAGCAATTGGTCAGTTTGCTACATAATAGTGCTTCGCCAGAGCATGCCGCGGCTGGTGTAGTGCAGCACTGTGCTGTCGGAAAAGACCGCACCGGAGTGGGGTCGGCATTGGTACTGTTTGCTTTAGGGGCTGATGAAGCAACCGTCCTGGAAGATTACCTGCTAACTGAAACCACACTGGCACCTTTTCGTGAACATATGCTGGCTGAACTGGCGCTTAAATTAAATGAGCAAGCGCTAGGTCAATTTGCTTTTGTACTTTCGGCTCGAGAAGAGTTTATTCAAACCGCCCTGCGCAGTATTCAAGAGCGCTATGGTAGCCGTGAGCAATGGCTACAGCAGGAATTTGGTCTTGGCAGCAGTGAGCGTGAAAAATTGCAGTCATATTTCTTGGAGTAA